The following proteins are encoded in a genomic region of Drosophila willistoni isolate 14030-0811.24 chromosome 3R, UCI_dwil_1.1, whole genome shotgun sequence:
- the LOC6650633 gene encoding transforming acidic coiled-coil-containing protein 3 isoform X3 produces MEFKKSSVEPSRGVLKELKTNELSPLAAIKASPKPTMEQPQQKIAALDPLKLGDPSSMIVVPPSPRGVAGGGLPEFDESQIPELPPFSADMMMAVSGASAVTSLNSTAHDYNSDSDVFVECLSLTSDKRYSNDPAELEAYTSAINEVLLDEQQNAMQQIDTPSGGNANPADCSYEPMDVDELNATMEILKDVMAPEDHQLLKEQFMSDVIEKAQLLLSNDPLGETDQTPEDPLKLLNEDHYNDELEASPLTSSDLLDNDKTQTQEVETNETFGGQEELTAHELESSALKEKHQADESQLAAHELESSALKEMHQADEQQLNITSDPLGEVPQAPEKQTSQKEEDNIDDIKTKVLDLPENDVDTQNIEIEKIYVQPVENIPLSPPIPTHRAKTAEELNFLALKELPEDEGSQEKIQKADNEPKVIPIAFVTPTCMTTMPIGPQTTNNPTFPTSPRSPTFPVQDPAEPPSHFPHSPHAPAETEEMPYLEQAVVQPSSDRPLSGVIAKMPVSINIIQSSPEEKENKLDINETLPMDEVTSPLPVFNGNSTFSSGNENEVSASPTVKTAVAAAPLQPTATFSVSLDDVKNESRRTFTANTSPSMDTAVAAAPLQPTDTFSVPLDDVKNESRRTFTANTGPSMETAVTAAPLQPTDTFSVSLNDDKSESRRTYNVNNFQEEKQQQLPRRTFFVEDNRQIEENPPVLEQPSVSEKNTRKTFNLESKALEQKSPISTPHEATEEDDFEPMDVDVSMRSAETPALTRTPSVPICNVQSAPESPPFVSTSPPIPTHQTQQLKRVPIHGNTTIVLDEQQLSAKEQATLSASDEKDDVFVEHFGAISPLSDDMFKTPQYTSNNFAKIQFKEPAPTRTTNRDSRGNIAYAERAVTGERPISDAEFQDGASCNNLIFNSSDFDYLYTKGNNNAPVDRSSLLLKFDPLLGTPVPVNSLQQQELALSNLLGGNNNNNNNNNRALSPTLEEHESSGSNQSFAIETSAKSIVKELEFKPPVDRTKKHAKMSVDVIDNDCNKTFDNSNLNTEDKANNYHNMEELDKKLKNDVTRSEDIEKKLKDAEQREEALIKRITEKDKMNSKLNGVIEAYEKAIAELISEKEQLVQDYDRQLQEVQTDRDANYHHLTSLETTFSDLHVKYEKSKEMTLHLRQVEETLLAEKKQTAENLQLQEQRYEKMKSHAMQQLEIANKKLDSCNRERADEVKKLKALLKKEEVSRVSTAEQLQQKSRENADLLKICEELIYGKGQGGSS; encoded by the exons ATGGAATTTAAAAAGTCAAGCGTGGAACCCAGCCGTGGTGTACTCAAGGAGCTGAAAACAAACGAG TTGAGTCCACTGGCTGCAATAAAGGCAAGTCCCAAGCCTACAATGGAACAGCCACAGCAAAAGATCGCGGCATTGGATCCTCTTAAGCTGGGTGATCCATCATCAATGATAGTTGTTCCTCCATCTCCAAGGGGCGTCGCTGGTGGTGGTCTaccagaatttgatgaaagtCAAATTCCTGAATTGCCACCTTTCAGTGCAGACATGATGATGGCGG tCTCTGGAGCTTCTGCTGTGACTTCTTTAAACTCGACTGCTCATGATTACAATTCGGATTCGGATGTCTTTGTGGAATGTTTGTCTTTAACTAGCGATAAACGTTATTCAAACGATCCTGCCGAACTGGAAGCCTATACAAGTGCAATCAACGAAGTGTTGCTAGACGAGCAGCAAAATGCCATGCAGCAGATTGATACTCCAAGTGGTGGGAATGCGAACCCTGCCGATTGTAGCTACGAACCGATGGATGTCGATGAACTAAATGCAACAAtggaaattttaaaagatgtCATGGCACCGGAGGATCATCAGCTGTTAAAGGAGCAGTTTATGAGTGATGTTATCGAGAAGGCTCAGTTACTTTTAAGTAACGATCCTCTTGGAGAAACAGATCAGACTCCCGAAGATCCTCTTAAATTGTTGAATGAAGATCATTACAATGATGAATTAGAGGCAAGTCCTTTAACATCTTCAGATTTGCTGGATAACGATAAAACGCAAACGCAAGAAGTAGAAACCAATGAAACTTTTGGAGGACAAGAAGAATTAACTGCACATGAGTTGGAATCATCAGCTCTTAAGGAGAAGCATCAGGCTGATGAATCACAATTAGCTGCACATGAGTTGGAGTCATCTGCTCTTAAGGAGATGCATCAGGCAGATGaacaacaattaaatataACCAGTGATCCACTTGGAGAAGTACCTCAAGCCCCCGAAAAACAGACTTCGCAAAAGGAAGAAGACAACATTGATGACATAAAGACGAAGGTCTTAGATTTGCCCGAAAACGATGTGGACACGCAGaacattgaaattgaaaagatTTATGTGCAGCCTGTGGAAAATATTCCTCTTTCACCTCCCATACCCACACATCGGGCTAAAACTGCAGAAGAATTAAACTTCTTGGCTCTCAAAGAGTTGCCCGAGGATGAGGGATCccaagaaaaaatacaaaaggcCGATAATGAACCAAAAGTAATACCAATTGCCTTTGTTACACCCACATGTATGACTACTATGCCAATTGGTCCTCAGACGACCAACAATCCTACCTTTCCGACATCACCCAGATCACCAACTTTCCCAGTGCAGGATCCCGCCGAACCACCATCCCACTTCCCTCATTCTCCACATGCACCTGCAGAGACAGAGGAAATGCCCTATCTAGAGCAGGCTGTAGTCCAGCCATCGAGTGACCGTCCGTTGAGTGGAGTCATAGCAAAGATGCCTGTGTCGATTAACATTATACAGTCAAGCCCCgaggaaaaggaaaacaagCTTGACATAAATGAAACTTTACCAATGGATGAGGTGACATCACCTTTGCCGGTCTTCAATGGCAACTCAACTTTCAGTAGTGGAAACGAGAATGAAGTGAGTGCCAGTCCAACAGTAAAGACAGCTGTCGCTGCTGCCCCACTCCAACCAACAGCTACATTTTCTGTGTCCTTGGATGATGTCAAGAATGAATCGCGAAGAACATTTACTGCAAATACTAGCCCATCTATGGATACGGCTGTGGCTGCTGCTCCACTCCAGCCAACAGATACATTTTCTGTGCCCTTAGATGATGTCAAGAATGAGTCGCGGAGAACATTTACTGCAAATACTGGCCCATCTATGGAGACGGCTGTAACTGCTGCTCCACTCCAGCCAACAGATACATTTAGTGTATCCTTGAATGACGACAAGAGTGAGTCGCGGAGAACATAcaatgttaataattttcaagaggagaagcagcagcagctgccacGTCGCACTTTTTTTGTAGAAGACAATCGGCAGATAGAAGAGAATCCTCCCGTCTTGGAGCAGCCGTCTGTAAGTGAGAAAAATACACGAAAAACTTTCAACTTGGAGTCCAAAGCGCTAGAACAAAAATCACCCATTTCTACACCGCATGAAGCTACCGAGGAAGATGATTTTGAACCCATGGATGTCGATGTGTCCATGCGATCAGCCGAGACACCAGCGCTGACCAGGACGCCATCTGTTCCCATTTGCAATGTTCAATCGGCGCCGGAATCTCCACCATTTGTATCGACATCGCCTCCCATTCCCACCCACCAAACGCAGCAGCTAAAGCGTGTTCCCATTCATGGCAATACCACCATAGTTTTAGACGAACAACAACTTTCGGCCAAAGAACAAGCAACATTGAGTGCCAGTGACGAGAAGGACGATGTCTTTGTGGAGCACTTTGGTGCCATATCGCCGTTATCAGATGACATGTTCAAAACACCGCAATATACTAGCAACAATTTTGCCAAGATCCAGTTTAAAGAGCCCGCACCTACAAGGACAACCAACAGGGATAGTAGAGGCAACATTGCATATGCAGAGAGAGCAGTAACAGGAGAGAGACCGATCTCTGATGCTGAATTTCAAGATGGTGCCAGCTGTAATAATC TAATATTTAATTCATCAGATTTCGATTATTTATACACAAAAGGCAATAATAATGCGCCAGTCGATCGTAGTTCATTATTATTGAAATTCGATCCGCTGCTTGGCACCCCAGTGCCCGTCAATAGTCTCCAGCAGCAGGAGCTAGCCTTGTCAAATCTACTTGGcggcaataataacaacaacaacaacaataatcgTGCCCTAAGTCCCACATTGGAGGAGCACGAGTCGAGTGGAAGTAATCAATCGTTTGCTATAGAAACGAGTGCCAAATCGATAGTAAAGGAATTGGAATTTAAGCCTCCTGTGGATAGAACAAAA AAGCATGCAAAAATGAGTGTGGACGTTATTGATAACGATTGTAACAAAACCTTCGATAATTCCAA TCTCAATACGGAGGATAAGGCAAACAACTATCACAACATGGAGGAATTGGataagaaattgaaaaatgatGT AACCCGCTCAGAGGATAttgaaaagaaactcaaagaTGCCGAACAACGTGAAGAAGCCCTAATCAAACGAATAACAGAAAAGGATAAAATGAATTCAAAGCTAAA CGGCGTTATCGAAGCGTATGAGAAAGCCATTGCTGAACTAATAAGTGAAAAGGAACAGCTAGTACAGGATTATGACAGGCAATTACAAGAAGTTCAAACAGATCGCGATGCAAATTACCATCACTTAACGTCGCTGGAAACGACATTCTCGGATCTCCATGT taaATATGAAAAAAGCAAAGAGATGACATTACATCTTAGACAGGTTGAGGAGACGCTGTTGGCAGAAaagaagcagacagcggagaATCTGCAATTGCAAGAACAGCGCTATGAGAAAATGAAAAGCCATGCCATGCAGCAGCTGGAAAT AGCAAACAAAAAGCTAGATAGCTGCAATAGAGAGCGTGCAGATGAAGTGAAAAAACTGAAAGCTTTACTTAAAAAAGAGGAAGTTTCACGTGTCTCAACGGCCGAGCAATTGCAACAGAAATCTCGTGAAAATGCTGATCTGCTTAAGATATGCGAGGAGCTTATCTATGGCAAGGGACAAGGTGGTAGTAGTTAA
- the LOC6650633 gene encoding transforming acidic coiled-coil-containing protein 3 isoform X5 — protein sequence MGNKPGKTTKMLSPLAAIKASPKPTMEQPQQKIAALDPLKLGDPSSMIVVPPSPRGVAGGGLPEFDESQIPELPPFSADMMMAVSGASAVTSLNSTAHDYNSDSDVFVECLSLTSDKRYSNDPAELEAYTSAINEVLLDEQQNAMQQIDTPSGGNANPADCSYEPMDVDELNATMEILKDVMAPEDHQLLKEQFMSDVIEKAQLLLSNDPLGETDQTPEDPLKLLNEDHYNDELEASPLTSSDLLDNDKTQTQEVETNETFGGQEELTAHELESSALKEKHQADESQLAAHELESSALKEMHQADEQQLNITSDPLGEVPQAPEKQTSQKEEDNIDDIKTKVLDLPENDVDTQNIEIEKIYVQPVENIPLSPPIPTHRAKTAEELNFLALKELPEDEGSQEKIQKADNEPKVIPIAFVTPTCMTTMPIGPQTTNNPTFPTSPRSPTFPVQDPAEPPSHFPHSPHAPAETEEMPYLEQAVVQPSSDRPLSGVIAKMPVSINIIQSSPEEKENKLDINETLPMDEVTSPLPVFNGNSTFSSGNENEVSASPTVKTAVAAAPLQPTATFSVSLDDVKNESRRTFTANTSPSMDTAVAAAPLQPTDTFSVPLDDVKNESRRTFTANTGPSMETAVTAAPLQPTDTFSVSLNDDKSESRRTYNVNNFQEEKQQQLPRRTFFVEDNRQIEENPPVLEQPSVSEKNTRKTFNLESKALEQKSPISTPHEATEEDDFEPMDVDVSMRSAETPALTRTPSVPICNVQSAPESPPFVSTSPPIPTHQTQQLKRVPIHGNTTIVLDEQQLSAKEQATLSASDEKDDVFVEHFGAISPLSDDMFKTPQYTSNNFAKIQFKEPAPTRTTNRDSRGNIAYAERAVTGERPISDAEFQDGASCNNLIFNSSDFDYLYTKGNNNAPVDRSSLLLKFDPLLGTPVPVNSLQQQELALSNLLGGNNNNNNNNNRALSPTLEEHESSGSNQSFAIETSAKSIVKELEFKPPVDRTKKHAKMSVDVIDNDCNKTFDNSNLNTEDKANNYHNMEELDKKLKNDVTRSEDIEKKLKDAEQREEALIKRITEKDKMNSKLNGVIEAYEKAIAELISEKEQLVQDYDRQLQEVQTDRDANYHHLTSLETTFSDLHVKYEKSKEMTLHLRQVEETLLAEKKQTAENLQLQEQRYEKMKSHAMQQLEIANKKLDSCNRERADEVKKLKALLKKEEVSRVSTAEQLQQKSRENADLLKICEELIYGKGQGGSS from the exons ATGGGTAATAAACCtggcaaaacaacaaaaatg TTGAGTCCACTGGCTGCAATAAAGGCAAGTCCCAAGCCTACAATGGAACAGCCACAGCAAAAGATCGCGGCATTGGATCCTCTTAAGCTGGGTGATCCATCATCAATGATAGTTGTTCCTCCATCTCCAAGGGGCGTCGCTGGTGGTGGTCTaccagaatttgatgaaagtCAAATTCCTGAATTGCCACCTTTCAGTGCAGACATGATGATGGCGG tCTCTGGAGCTTCTGCTGTGACTTCTTTAAACTCGACTGCTCATGATTACAATTCGGATTCGGATGTCTTTGTGGAATGTTTGTCTTTAACTAGCGATAAACGTTATTCAAACGATCCTGCCGAACTGGAAGCCTATACAAGTGCAATCAACGAAGTGTTGCTAGACGAGCAGCAAAATGCCATGCAGCAGATTGATACTCCAAGTGGTGGGAATGCGAACCCTGCCGATTGTAGCTACGAACCGATGGATGTCGATGAACTAAATGCAACAAtggaaattttaaaagatgtCATGGCACCGGAGGATCATCAGCTGTTAAAGGAGCAGTTTATGAGTGATGTTATCGAGAAGGCTCAGTTACTTTTAAGTAACGATCCTCTTGGAGAAACAGATCAGACTCCCGAAGATCCTCTTAAATTGTTGAATGAAGATCATTACAATGATGAATTAGAGGCAAGTCCTTTAACATCTTCAGATTTGCTGGATAACGATAAAACGCAAACGCAAGAAGTAGAAACCAATGAAACTTTTGGAGGACAAGAAGAATTAACTGCACATGAGTTGGAATCATCAGCTCTTAAGGAGAAGCATCAGGCTGATGAATCACAATTAGCTGCACATGAGTTGGAGTCATCTGCTCTTAAGGAGATGCATCAGGCAGATGaacaacaattaaatataACCAGTGATCCACTTGGAGAAGTACCTCAAGCCCCCGAAAAACAGACTTCGCAAAAGGAAGAAGACAACATTGATGACATAAAGACGAAGGTCTTAGATTTGCCCGAAAACGATGTGGACACGCAGaacattgaaattgaaaagatTTATGTGCAGCCTGTGGAAAATATTCCTCTTTCACCTCCCATACCCACACATCGGGCTAAAACTGCAGAAGAATTAAACTTCTTGGCTCTCAAAGAGTTGCCCGAGGATGAGGGATCccaagaaaaaatacaaaaggcCGATAATGAACCAAAAGTAATACCAATTGCCTTTGTTACACCCACATGTATGACTACTATGCCAATTGGTCCTCAGACGACCAACAATCCTACCTTTCCGACATCACCCAGATCACCAACTTTCCCAGTGCAGGATCCCGCCGAACCACCATCCCACTTCCCTCATTCTCCACATGCACCTGCAGAGACAGAGGAAATGCCCTATCTAGAGCAGGCTGTAGTCCAGCCATCGAGTGACCGTCCGTTGAGTGGAGTCATAGCAAAGATGCCTGTGTCGATTAACATTATACAGTCAAGCCCCgaggaaaaggaaaacaagCTTGACATAAATGAAACTTTACCAATGGATGAGGTGACATCACCTTTGCCGGTCTTCAATGGCAACTCAACTTTCAGTAGTGGAAACGAGAATGAAGTGAGTGCCAGTCCAACAGTAAAGACAGCTGTCGCTGCTGCCCCACTCCAACCAACAGCTACATTTTCTGTGTCCTTGGATGATGTCAAGAATGAATCGCGAAGAACATTTACTGCAAATACTAGCCCATCTATGGATACGGCTGTGGCTGCTGCTCCACTCCAGCCAACAGATACATTTTCTGTGCCCTTAGATGATGTCAAGAATGAGTCGCGGAGAACATTTACTGCAAATACTGGCCCATCTATGGAGACGGCTGTAACTGCTGCTCCACTCCAGCCAACAGATACATTTAGTGTATCCTTGAATGACGACAAGAGTGAGTCGCGGAGAACATAcaatgttaataattttcaagaggagaagcagcagcagctgccacGTCGCACTTTTTTTGTAGAAGACAATCGGCAGATAGAAGAGAATCCTCCCGTCTTGGAGCAGCCGTCTGTAAGTGAGAAAAATACACGAAAAACTTTCAACTTGGAGTCCAAAGCGCTAGAACAAAAATCACCCATTTCTACACCGCATGAAGCTACCGAGGAAGATGATTTTGAACCCATGGATGTCGATGTGTCCATGCGATCAGCCGAGACACCAGCGCTGACCAGGACGCCATCTGTTCCCATTTGCAATGTTCAATCGGCGCCGGAATCTCCACCATTTGTATCGACATCGCCTCCCATTCCCACCCACCAAACGCAGCAGCTAAAGCGTGTTCCCATTCATGGCAATACCACCATAGTTTTAGACGAACAACAACTTTCGGCCAAAGAACAAGCAACATTGAGTGCCAGTGACGAGAAGGACGATGTCTTTGTGGAGCACTTTGGTGCCATATCGCCGTTATCAGATGACATGTTCAAAACACCGCAATATACTAGCAACAATTTTGCCAAGATCCAGTTTAAAGAGCCCGCACCTACAAGGACAACCAACAGGGATAGTAGAGGCAACATTGCATATGCAGAGAGAGCAGTAACAGGAGAGAGACCGATCTCTGATGCTGAATTTCAAGATGGTGCCAGCTGTAATAATC TAATATTTAATTCATCAGATTTCGATTATTTATACACAAAAGGCAATAATAATGCGCCAGTCGATCGTAGTTCATTATTATTGAAATTCGATCCGCTGCTTGGCACCCCAGTGCCCGTCAATAGTCTCCAGCAGCAGGAGCTAGCCTTGTCAAATCTACTTGGcggcaataataacaacaacaacaacaataatcgTGCCCTAAGTCCCACATTGGAGGAGCACGAGTCGAGTGGAAGTAATCAATCGTTTGCTATAGAAACGAGTGCCAAATCGATAGTAAAGGAATTGGAATTTAAGCCTCCTGTGGATAGAACAAAA AAGCATGCAAAAATGAGTGTGGACGTTATTGATAACGATTGTAACAAAACCTTCGATAATTCCAA TCTCAATACGGAGGATAAGGCAAACAACTATCACAACATGGAGGAATTGGataagaaattgaaaaatgatGT AACCCGCTCAGAGGATAttgaaaagaaactcaaagaTGCCGAACAACGTGAAGAAGCCCTAATCAAACGAATAACAGAAAAGGATAAAATGAATTCAAAGCTAAA CGGCGTTATCGAAGCGTATGAGAAAGCCATTGCTGAACTAATAAGTGAAAAGGAACAGCTAGTACAGGATTATGACAGGCAATTACAAGAAGTTCAAACAGATCGCGATGCAAATTACCATCACTTAACGTCGCTGGAAACGACATTCTCGGATCTCCATGT taaATATGAAAAAAGCAAAGAGATGACATTACATCTTAGACAGGTTGAGGAGACGCTGTTGGCAGAAaagaagcagacagcggagaATCTGCAATTGCAAGAACAGCGCTATGAGAAAATGAAAAGCCATGCCATGCAGCAGCTGGAAAT AGCAAACAAAAAGCTAGATAGCTGCAATAGAGAGCGTGCAGATGAAGTGAAAAAACTGAAAGCTTTACTTAAAAAAGAGGAAGTTTCACGTGTCTCAACGGCCGAGCAATTGCAACAGAAATCTCGTGAAAATGCTGATCTGCTTAAGATATGCGAGGAGCTTATCTATGGCAAGGGACAAGGTGGTAGTAGTTAA